From Pseudomonas sp. LS1212, the proteins below share one genomic window:
- the cobA gene encoding uroporphyrinogen-III C-methyltransferase, with protein MNAKVWLVGAGPGDPELLTLKAVRALNQADVVLIDDLVNPAVLSHCPAARIIPVGKRGGCRSTPQAFIHRLMLRYARQGKCVARLKGGDPCIFGRGGEEAQWLQERGVEVELVNGITAGLAGATQCGIPLTLRGISRGVTLVTAHTQDDSTLNWQALAQGGTTLVVYMGVAKLDEIQAQLLAGGMAAATPVAMIENASLPQQRECRSNLLQMRADALAFKLQSPAILVIGEVAAGVDAALQSQVATG; from the coding sequence TGAATGCAAAAGTCTGGCTGGTCGGCGCAGGCCCCGGCGACCCCGAGCTGTTGACCCTCAAGGCCGTGCGCGCCCTGAATCAGGCGGACGTGGTACTGATCGATGACCTGGTCAACCCGGCCGTGCTCAGCCATTGCCCCGCCGCAAGGATCATTCCGGTCGGCAAGCGCGGTGGCTGCCGCTCCACGCCGCAAGCCTTCATTCATCGCCTGATGCTGCGCTATGCCCGTCAGGGCAAATGCGTGGCGCGACTCAAGGGTGGCGACCCGTGCATTTTCGGCCGCGGTGGCGAAGAAGCCCAATGGTTGCAGGAACGAGGTGTCGAGGTCGAACTGGTCAACGGCATCACTGCCGGCCTGGCAGGCGCCACGCAATGTGGCATCCCCTTGACCCTGCGTGGTATCAGCCGTGGCGTAACGCTGGTCACGGCGCACACCCAGGACGACAGCACCTTGAACTGGCAGGCATTGGCCCAGGGCGGTACGACGCTGGTGGTCTATATGGGCGTGGCCAAGCTGGACGAGATCCAGGCGCAGCTGCTCGCCGGCGGGATGGCCGCTGCAACGCCGGTGGCGATGATCGAAAACGCGTCCCTGCCCCAGCAGCGTGAATGCCGCAGCAACCTGCTGCAGATGCGCGCCGATGCCCTGGCCTTCAAGCTGCAAAGCCCGGCGATCCTGGTCATTGGCGAAGTCGCCGCAGGGGTCGATGCTGCACTGCAATCCCAGGTCGCCACAGGCTGA